Proteins from a genomic interval of Methanohalophilus levihalophilus:
- a CDS encoding peptidase U32 family protein, with protein sequence MKLYVPHVGHMEGLQDLLEGSDNIYAVYMAGSPDYIGTGRTNLSAPSLEDIAEQVDYAHSKNVKLEIVLNSSCMGGQQLTPEGYNAIAWYFDRLSDMEVDSVTVADPYLVEMLSKDYDMEVVVSVLSFVDSPQKAMFYEELGADTIVIDPVVNRDFQKLEAIKESVSCGLKLLVNEACLYQCPFRYAHFNFFSHANGPGPKPNVLDDYYYYKCLSIRLRNPEQIIKSPWIRPEDIPHYLPITDTFKIGGRTHFVDWILNNVNAYSNQKYDGNLMDLLDSIRDLREAFEIPNSELEGAIDQWKNCSKNCKKCGYCKKLSEKVVRAIQS encoded by the coding sequence CCACACGTGGGCCATATGGAAGGTTTACAGGATTTGCTTGAAGGATCCGATAACATTTATGCAGTGTACATGGCCGGTTCCCCTGATTATATTGGAACGGGACGTACAAATTTAAGTGCACCATCCCTGGAAGACATAGCAGAGCAGGTCGACTATGCCCACAGTAAAAACGTTAAACTTGAGATTGTTCTCAACAGCTCCTGTATGGGAGGACAGCAACTAACTCCCGAAGGATACAACGCAATTGCCTGGTATTTTGATCGACTCAGTGACATGGAAGTTGATTCAGTTACAGTAGCGGATCCATATCTTGTGGAAATGTTGAGTAAGGATTATGACATGGAAGTCGTGGTTTCCGTACTGTCATTCGTGGATTCGCCACAAAAAGCCATGTTCTATGAAGAGTTGGGAGCGGACACTATTGTAATAGACCCGGTGGTAAACAGGGACTTCCAGAAACTTGAAGCCATCAAGGAATCTGTGTCCTGTGGCCTGAAATTGCTGGTTAATGAGGCCTGCCTCTACCAGTGCCCCTTCAGATATGCTCACTTCAATTTCTTCTCCCACGCCAATGGACCCGGCCCAAAACCAAACGTGCTGGATGACTATTATTACTACAAGTGTCTTTCAATCAGATTGAGGAACCCGGAACAGATTATCAAATCCCCCTGGATTCGTCCGGAAGATATACCTCACTACCTACCTATAACAGACACATTCAAAATCGGTGGAAGAACACACTTTGTGGACTGGATTTTGAACAATGTAAACGCATATTCAAATCAGAAATACGACGGAAACCTGATGGATTTGCTTGACAGCATTCGTGACCTGCGGGAAGCTTTTGAAATACCGAATTCTGAACTTGAAGGTGCAATCGACCAATGGAAAAACTGCAGTAAGAACTGTAAGAAATGTGGCTACTGCAAAAAGCTGTCAGAGAAAGTAGTTCGGGCCATACAAAGCTAA